One Triticum dicoccoides isolate Atlit2015 ecotype Zavitan chromosome 5B, WEW_v2.0, whole genome shotgun sequence genomic window carries:
- the LOC119305359 gene encoding NDR1/HIN1-like protein 1, giving the protein MGKDCGNHHDDHFRNGCRRLLKVLLGMAFIVAVIALIVYLVLRPTHPSFFLQDASLRQLDLSNSSGLLSTSLQVTVASRNPNDRIGVYYDRLDVYASYDFQQITVAASLPPVYQGHGDIDIWSPVLDGPNVPFAPYLASKISQDCQAGHLVLHVKIDGRVRWKVGSWISGHYHLFVTCQALLETVRGNGTPGASGFKFQKTTGCHVEV; this is encoded by the coding sequence ATGGGCAAGGACTGCGGCAACCACCACGACGACCACTTCCGGAATGGCTGCCGGCGCCTCCTGAAAGTGCTCCTGGGCATggccttcatcgtcgccgtcatcgccCTCATCGTCTACCTGGTGCTCCGCCCCACCCACCCAAGCTTTTTCCTACAGGACGCCTCCCTCCGGCAGCTCGACCTCTCCAACTCCTCGGGCCTCCTCTCCACCTCCCTCCAGGTCACCGTAGCCTCCCGCAACCCCAACGACCGCATCGGTGTCTACTACGACCGCCTCGACGTCTACGCCTCCTACGATTTCCAGCAGATCACCGTCGCCGCCTCACTCCCGCCGGTCTACCAGGGCCACGGCGACATCGACATATGGTCGCCAGTGCTCGACGGGCCCAACGTCCCCTTCGCGCCCTACCTCGCCAGCAAAATCTCCCAGGACTGCCAGGCTGGCCACCTCGTGCTCCATGTCAAGATCGACGGCCGCGTCAGGTGGAAGGTCGGCAGCTGGATCTCTGGCCACTACCATCTCTTCGTCACCTGCCAGGCCTTGCTCGAGACCGTCAGAGGAAACGGCACACCAGGGGCAAGCGGATTCAAGTTCCAGAAAACCACTGGCTGCCACGTAGAGGTCTAA